In Phaseolus vulgaris cultivar G19833 chromosome 3, P. vulgaris v2.0, whole genome shotgun sequence, the sequence taactaTTAAGAAAACgggtttaaatattttattaggaAAATACATGTTTCACATTGAACAGAATAGTGTTGCAAAGTGCGCATAAGGGTATCCCTTCTGTGAAGAGTCCACGAACAAATATTAACATTACTAAGATTAAGATTACAAGGCCTTGGCTGTGTTAGTTCTTACATATATATAGCGCAGTGGAAGAGAAAGTTACGGTGTGTTTGGTGTCTCGACGCTTCAGTTTTCTAGTGTGTGAGTGTGACACTGCGAAGAACATACGAGAGGTCAAGTCCTCTACTTTTCACTGCGATTGCGAAACCTCACTTCCATTTCATGCTAATGGATGCACCCAATCCTTCTTCTTCCGCGGCTTCCTCCTTCCTCGCCAATCTCCCCTCTCGAGGCCACTTCTCTTCCACCATCGTTTTGTCCAATCCGGTACTTCAATTTCCCTTTTTCccttctcattttttttctcgATTTCTGATTTCGGACTCACCCACATTTACTGCGATGATTTCGATCCGTGTGCTTCCAGAACGTTCTCCCTGCTTTTGTAGAAGCGCTGGTGAAACTAAGGGATTTGTTATTAGGTTTTTGTGTGAATCATGTTTATTATGTTATGTTAACCGTTTTTTCCGGTCTCTAGTTTATTGAATTTCAAGGTGTTTAGTAGGGCAAAATTACTAGGAGATTGATTGGACTTAGGTTTGTTTTGAAGGATTGTTATGGGGTTTTAATCCAAGCTTGCTGATGTTAAAATTTGTGgtgtgttttatatttagccTATCAAATGTGATAATTACTAGTTTACCGCAAATAGAATAGAAGTTTCATATTGTATGATTTAAGGGATTTTGTTTTCGTAGTTGATTATGCATTTGCACTATACTGGCTTCTTTGTTGAGTGAGTAGGCAATGTATTAAATACACTTCTTCATAGAAGCTTGCAGGAGAAGAGAATGAGAAGGAGACAATGAATATTGTTTTTTCATGGGGCAACTTATGCACATAAGTTTTTGGAGAAGTTAGAGGAGATAGTTCAATAGTTGATTTTGGTCCGTGAGAGAAACTCGATTtactttctcttcatccatgagTGTTTGTAGAGAAGTTTATCTAAACAGGGTCACATGATATTATAGCTATTAGCTAGTAAATCTGTAACCCTACCATTATTGATGCACATGTTTCTTTATGTTGAGTTGTAAATGTCatggtaatttttttctttttatcacaGAAATTATTTTCACTCCAATTGGTGGGACTTAGGAGACCTCCTGCTTTAAGCATTGTCTTTTAATATGTTTACGAGTTTATTTGTTATACGAGAGACATTATGTTtgaatttgatattttgattGTGCAGGTTGGGATGCGAGCCTATGTATGCGATCATGATACCTCGCCACCAGGTCATATTCTTTACCTTGTTGCAACTTGTAAAGCATATTATTGTGGCTTCAAATTTTTGTAGGTTAGCCTGCTGCCGAGCAGTAACATTAGAGAAGAACAAACAAAAATGTTTTATCGGTGTAGAAACTTCCTCTTCCTTATATATAATACCTGTAAGCTATATAACTATAGTATGCTTAGCCACAAGTTTCCTTGTCATTACCAGTTGTAGGATCGGTTTTTTTCATCCACATGGGACATATTACTCGGCCAGATTCAAATACTGTTTTTTCCGCATAATTTAATATTAGAGGCATGTCCATTGTTGACAACTTTGTCATGAAGTGAACATGTGAGTTCATTATGTAGTTTTGagtttattgtatttattacCACTTatctttgatttttatttagagAATTTTTACATTGTAAAATTTATGTTTGAAAATTGTTCTGACCGTCCTCTTGGTCATAATGCCATGTGGTATATACTCTTCCTATTGATATTAGCTATCTTCCTTTTTAGCTTTATATATAgataattattgtaaaatagACATTTTGATTCCCTTGGTTATGCAGAAGGTCAACATATTAAGACAAACCAACAAAACATACTGATTAGATCACTCACTCTCAAGAAACAAAGGGGCGATTCCAGCTCAAAGGATGGATCTGATGGTTCAAGAAAGAGGTATTATTCCCACTTTTTGTTGGAAGAGTTATATTTCAAGTGTACATTATGACTAATGTACAGATTCCCAATCAATTGTTTTggcattttctttcttttggtgAAAAACTTGTGAGATAATTTTCTCTTACAGCTTGGTAACTTGTGAAAAAGTTATTGCATCTGTCCCTCATTCTTTGGTGCCTATATTTTTATCTTGGTCTTTTTGTATTGAACACTACCTAATCAAACCTTTTTGTCAGGAACGCTGAAAAGGTTTTGGAAAGATCTTCAGCCAAGAAaacaaataatcaaataaattccCGACAAGGTGGGTTCATATGATATTTATTATGTGTTAGCATTGGGTGAAATCTGAAATATGTTTGAAGATTTTTGTCATAAATTACTTACCCAATACTGAGTTTGCTCGCAACaaaaatgttacttttttcTTGATATTACTAGTTCAACTTCAAAATTCTCAGGTAGGTACAACGTTACTCTGTCTAAATGATACTTTTTGAAGACATGTCTCTCTGATACATGGTCAGACGTGCACGTCAACCTCTTTTTAAATACATTGATAAACATTTTGTCTAATGTTTTTAGTAAAGATGGAATGGATAGACATCACCTTAATGTTTGGTAATTTGTACTGAGTTTTATATGGTACGTATTTCTTAGTGTCATATAGAAAGGGGCAAGAGAACACAGGAATGTGAGCATGTGCCAAAATGACTGTATATGATCTTATGAGAACTTTTAAGTTCCATGTCCTCAAAGTGCACATTGCATCCCAAACAGTATTTTGACTGATATGAACCAAATCATGTCTGGTATAGTGTATTATACTGGGTTCCTAAAGGAAATTTAATTAGCAGTAGTTTAGGAAAAACTTAAAACAGAACCATGGTATGGTCATTGATGCTGTATGTATCCTtgtaaattc encodes:
- the LOC137807963 gene encoding protein LOWER TEMPERATURE 1 yields the protein MLMDAPNPSSSAASSFLANLPSRGHFSSTIVLSNPVGMRAYVCDHDTSPPEGQHIKTNQQNILIRSLTLKKQRGDSSSKDGSDGSRKRNAEKVLERSSAKKTNNQINSRQEGSNSQTATRDFHNLTVERLRALLKAKGLSTKGKKEELITRLKDATG